One region of Chryseobacterium sp. C-71 genomic DNA includes:
- a CDS encoding DUF2024 family protein, whose translation MQVAVWDTYVNKKDGTVMHFDIIAPKEITSADVIYGYGKDYLKGKGQENQELSSKECSFCHIETLLPQWETEINEKGYTIIEMENCNV comes from the coding sequence ATGCAGGTAGCAGTTTGGGACACGTATGTCAATAAAAAAGACGGAACAGTAATGCACTTCGATATCATTGCTCCAAAAGAAATAACCTCAGCAGATGTAATCTACGGATACGGAAAAGATTATTTAAAAGGAAAAGGACAGGAAAATCAGGAACTTTCTTCTAAGGAATGCAGTTTCTGCCATATAGAAACACTTCTCCCACAATGGGAAACCGAGATTAATGAAAAAGGCTACACCATTATAGAAATGGAAAATTGTAATGTATAA
- a CDS encoding winged helix-turn-helix transcriptional regulator: protein MLNFLKYAQVPPKVEYFFTDFGKMLIPVISALGN, encoded by the coding sequence ATACTTAATTTTTTAAAATACGCACAGGTTCCGCCAAAAGTTGAGTATTTTTTTACCGATTTTGGGAAGATGCTGATTCCTGTGATTTCTGCGCTGGGAAATTAG
- a CDS encoding MarR family winged helix-turn-helix transcriptional regulator produces the protein MNESDFNLKHQNQSTESKIVASLERISQAFRVLLWQESKEHALSPIQVQVLIFLLNHSDEKRKVSYLADEFNMTKATISETVKSLEQKNLITKEYEPHDTRSYIIHLTQKGKEIADKTSYFTRQMSIPLQNLDEETKDNLLESLFGMINHLNKSGVITIQRMCTTCAYFRPSSEGKEPVCGLLQKVLYAEDLRIDCPEHQMKA, from the coding sequence ATGAACGAATCAGATTTTAATTTAAAGCATCAAAACCAAAGCACGGAAAGCAAAATCGTGGCTTCCTTAGAAAGGATTTCGCAGGCTTTCCGTGTTTTGCTTTGGCAGGAAAGTAAAGAACATGCTTTGAGCCCGATTCAGGTGCAGGTTTTGATTTTTCTTTTGAATCACAGCGATGAAAAAAGAAAAGTAAGTTATCTGGCTGATGAATTTAACATGACAAAAGCCACCATCAGCGAAACCGTAAAATCACTCGAACAAAAAAATCTGATTACCAAAGAATACGAGCCTCACGACACCCGAAGCTACATTATTCATCTTACCCAGAAAGGAAAGGAAATTGCCGATAAAACATCTTATTTTACCAGGCAAATGAGCATTCCGCTGCAGAATTTAGATGAAGAAACCAAAGACAATCTTTTGGAAAGTCTGTTTGGAATGATTAATCATCTTAATAAATCAGGAGTGATTACGATTCAGAGAATGTGTACAACCTGCGCCTATTTCCGGCCATCATCTGAGGGGAAAGAGCCTGTTTGTGGTTTACTGCAAAAGGTTTTGTACGCCGAAGACCTCAGAATCGACTGCCCCGAACATCAAATGAAAGCTTAA
- a CDS encoding thioredoxin family protein encodes MKKSVFYHAGCPVCVSAEHDIISLIGQENVEIVHLGDNKERIAEADQAGVKSVPALVTPNGNVLHINFGASMDEVKG; translated from the coding sequence ATGAAAAAATCAGTTTTTTATCATGCAGGTTGTCCGGTCTGTGTAAGTGCAGAACATGACATCATTAGTTTAATCGGTCAAGAAAATGTAGAAATTGTCCATCTTGGCGATAACAAGGAAAGAATTGCAGAAGCAGATCAAGCGGGTGTAAAATCTGTTCCGGCTTTGGTAACTCCTAATGGAAATGTTCTTCACATCAACTTTGGTGCTTCCATGGATGAAGTAAAAGGTTAA
- a CDS encoding DNA-formamidopyrimidine glycosylase family protein yields MPEGPTIVLMKEDLQKFVGEKVIDVTGSEVPKNSKIKGEILREIKTFGKQTFLIFDTIIFKVHLMMFGSYSLYKRKDIDTLRLGLTFKDGGMYFYTCVVKVVDESFLLKIDWEADIMSDKWNPEKTEKTLREAPKMMICDALMNQDIFSGVGNIIKNEALFRVGIHPESLIGNLPPKKLKEIIAEARNYGFDFKKWKKANVLSKHFQIYHQKNCPVCGAEVIKKDTGKSKRTSFFCGKDQKLY; encoded by the coding sequence ATGCCTGAAGGTCCAACAATTGTTCTGATGAAAGAAGATCTGCAAAAATTTGTAGGTGAAAAGGTTATTGATGTTACTGGAAGTGAAGTTCCAAAAAATTCCAAAATCAAAGGCGAAATTTTAAGAGAGATTAAAACTTTTGGAAAACAAACGTTTCTAATTTTTGATACCATTATTTTTAAAGTTCATTTGATGATGTTCGGTTCTTATAGTTTATATAAAAGAAAAGATATTGACACGCTTCGATTAGGATTGACTTTTAAAGATGGCGGAATGTATTTTTATACCTGCGTGGTAAAAGTCGTTGATGAAAGTTTTCTGTTAAAAATTGATTGGGAAGCCGATATCATGAGTGACAAATGGAATCCCGAAAAAACTGAAAAGACCTTAAGAGAAGCTCCTAAAATGATGATTTGTGATGCGTTGATGAATCAGGATATATTTTCTGGAGTTGGGAACATTATTAAAAATGAAGCATTATTCAGAGTTGGCATTCATCCGGAAAGTCTGATTGGAAATTTACCTCCGAAAAAGTTAAAAGAAATCATCGCCGAAGCAAGAAACTATGGTTTTGATTTTAAAAAATGGAAAAAAGCCAATGTTCTCAGCAAGCATTTCCAAATTTATCATCAGAAAAACTGTCCGGTTTGTGGCGCAGAAGTCATTAAAAAAGATACAGGGAAAAGTAAACGAACAAGTTTCTTCTGCGGGAAAGATCAGAAGTTATATTAA
- a CDS encoding LamG-like jellyroll fold domain-containing protein, translated as MNKKTLLIKQALKSLLLCGLTLSAAGLDAQTLAFPEATGFGRYTTGARGAANPQIYLVTNLNDSGAGSFRDAVSQPGRFVIFKVGGIVNLQSVVAVAANTTIAGQTAPGEGILFLGPRVSFSGSSNTIARYMRIRYGGTSQNQDASGISNGANIILDHMTFTWGTDEVFSINWDNNGTSPDNITIQNSIIGQGLHRHNHSAGGLMQPSAGGKISLIGNLYICNKTRNNKVKGINEFVNNVVYNWGNYGNTYGHTQSGEAYIMGGDSAGASYVNIINNYFIGGPNTNSAVTTPFSVGNANFNLYGSGNYFDNNKNGVLDGALVPQDLTGYPVGDINAIQPTSYDYPMKNPVLTAQGAFDNIIAGVGASYPKRDQVDGLMISDLQSKGTTAAYVYVQTDLTTQFGFTNGGAGHIYGAPAPLDTDNDGMPDAWETANGLNPNVADALNVSTTNAPYLNIEVYINGLPNTPAPDFVIPPSGVNFTNALTSGTPATSSLTVNWSDNATNETNYVLERSLNGTAFTVIATLPANTTSYNEISLTPNTQYYYRVKATNATDSSVYTANASITTPPVPSAPTKATTPTPANGFNDVQLTNGNLLLKWTGSTNTTTYTVHFGTDPQNLTNVATVPYSATPSYQLTNLNTATNYYWRIDSSNALGSVTGDVWSFRALTPSLVGNWPFSEIPSSGEQIADVTTYANNGTLNVAYDNGNVRVPGKENYALDLATSPNTPYIASIPHQDQILFNTNSFTVSYWMKAPASMIPSSSATSLYVLCKGSITKNTATGATGKRFNVEMKGGQLRFAIDDDVTKKEITSPIANYFNGTWLHVVLQRDITAHKIRIYRNGIFMVETDETAVGGIGEASDFIIGNIGELEFQATTNASAPYRGAFDELKMYNYALSPTEISALYNQAVLANSEFSISKNVGSVYPNPVKDQLFIKLPEYKKSSLTATVMDMTGKVIIKEKLNANGNGTFNLNMGGRKVSGNYILNVSGDNLNSNFKIIVQ; from the coding sequence ATGAACAAGAAAACTTTACTCATTAAGCAAGCTTTAAAATCTTTGCTGTTGTGTGGATTGACCTTATCCGCTGCTGGCTTAGATGCTCAGACATTAGCATTTCCTGAAGCTACCGGTTTTGGTAGATATACCACCGGAGCAAGAGGTGCAGCCAATCCTCAAATTTATTTAGTTACGAATTTAAATGATAGCGGTGCAGGCTCTTTCCGTGATGCGGTGAGCCAGCCGGGAAGATTTGTCATCTTTAAAGTGGGAGGGATTGTTAATTTACAATCTGTAGTTGCTGTTGCTGCCAATACAACGATTGCAGGACAAACCGCTCCGGGAGAAGGGATTTTGTTTTTAGGACCGAGAGTTTCTTTTTCAGGATCGAGTAATACCATTGCAAGATATATGCGTATCCGTTATGGCGGAACGTCGCAAAATCAGGATGCATCTGGAATTTCCAACGGGGCGAATATCATTCTGGATCACATGACGTTTACCTGGGGAACAGATGAGGTTTTCTCCATCAATTGGGATAATAATGGTACGAGTCCTGATAATATTACCATTCAAAATTCAATTATCGGACAGGGATTACATCGTCACAATCATTCTGCGGGAGGTTTGATGCAACCGTCTGCCGGAGGAAAAATCAGTTTAATAGGGAATTTATATATCTGTAATAAAACCCGAAATAATAAGGTAAAAGGAATCAACGAGTTTGTAAACAATGTCGTTTACAACTGGGGGAATTATGGAAACACGTACGGACACACTCAGTCTGGTGAAGCGTACATTATGGGTGGAGATTCTGCAGGTGCTTCATATGTAAACATCATTAACAATTATTTTATCGGAGGTCCTAATACCAACAGCGCAGTAACTACACCTTTCAGTGTTGGTAATGCCAATTTTAATTTATACGGTTCCGGAAATTACTTTGATAATAATAAAAATGGTGTTTTAGATGGAGCTTTAGTTCCACAGGATCTGACGGGATATCCTGTGGGAGACATCAATGCAATACAGCCAACTTCGTACGATTATCCGATGAAGAACCCTGTATTGACGGCTCAGGGTGCATTTGATAATATCATTGCAGGCGTGGGAGCATCTTATCCGAAACGTGATCAGGTGGATGGTCTGATGATTTCAGATCTGCAATCGAAAGGAACAACTGCTGCGTATGTGTATGTACAGACTGATTTAACCACTCAATTTGGTTTTACCAATGGCGGTGCAGGCCATATTTATGGTGCTCCGGCTCCTTTAGATACCGACAATGATGGGATGCCCGATGCATGGGAAACTGCAAACGGATTGAATCCAAATGTTGCAGATGCATTAAACGTAAGCACAACAAATGCTCCTTATCTGAATATTGAGGTTTACATTAACGGTTTACCTAATACACCTGCTCCGGATTTTGTTATCCCACCATCAGGGGTGAATTTTACGAATGCTTTGACATCGGGAACTCCAGCTACTAGTTCTTTAACTGTAAATTGGAGTGATAATGCAACGAATGAAACCAATTATGTATTAGAACGTTCATTAAATGGTACTGCATTTACAGTTATTGCTACATTGCCTGCGAATACCACAAGCTACAATGAAATAAGTTTAACACCGAATACTCAGTATTATTACAGAGTAAAAGCGACCAATGCTACTGATTCTTCTGTCTATACAGCGAATGCGTCAATCACTACACCACCAGTTCCATCAGCTCCTACAAAAGCAACCACTCCAACACCAGCAAACGGGTTTAATGATGTACAGTTGACGAACGGAAATTTATTGTTAAAATGGACAGGCAGTACCAATACCACTACTTACACCGTTCATTTTGGAACAGACCCTCAAAATTTAACGAATGTGGCAACCGTACCTTATTCTGCGACACCATCATATCAGTTGACCAATTTAAATACAGCAACCAATTATTACTGGAGAATTGATTCTTCTAATGCATTGGGCTCTGTAACGGGAGATGTCTGGAGTTTCCGTGCGCTGACGCCGAGTCTTGTCGGAAACTGGCCATTCTCAGAAATACCGTCATCAGGTGAGCAAATTGCAGATGTTACAACGTATGCCAACAACGGAACTTTAAATGTTGCTTACGATAATGGGAATGTAAGAGTTCCGGGAAAAGAAAACTATGCCTTAGATTTGGCGACTTCGCCGAACACTCCTTATATAGCGAGTATTCCGCATCAGGATCAGATTTTGTTTAATACGAATTCATTTACCGTTTCTTACTGGATGAAAGCTCCGGCAAGTATGATTCCATCGTCTTCGGCAACGAGTCTTTATGTATTGTGCAAAGGTTCGATTACCAAAAATACGGCAACAGGTGCAACAGGAAAACGTTTCAATGTAGAAATGAAAGGTGGCCAGCTGCGTTTTGCGATTGATGATGATGTAACGAAAAAGGAAATTACATCTCCGATAGCGAATTATTTCAACGGAACGTGGCTGCACGTGGTTCTTCAGAGAGATATCACGGCACATAAGATCCGAATTTACAGAAATGGCATATTCATGGTAGAAACCGACGAAACTGCCGTAGGTGGAATTGGTGAAGCGAGTGATTTCATCATTGGAAATATTGGTGAACTCGAGTTTCAGGCTACCACCAATGCTTCGGCTCCTTATAGAGGTGCATTCGATGAATTGAAAATGTACAATTACGCCTTATCTCCAACGGAAATTTCTGCTTTGTACAATCAGGCGGTTTTAGCTAACTCAGAATTCAGCATCAGCAAAAATGTTGGAAGTGTATATCCGAATCCTGTGAAAGATCAGTTATTCATTAAACTTCCTGAATATAAAAAATCAAGCTTAACGGCAACCGTAATGGACATGACCGGAAAGGTGATTATCAAAGAAAAGTTGAATGCCAACGGAAACGGAACTTTTAACCTGAATATGGGTGGCAGAAAAGTATCAGGAAATTATATTCTGAATGTTTCAGGGGATAATCTGAACAGCAACTTTAAAATTATTGTTCAGTAA
- a CDS encoding AAA family ATPase, which produces MNLYNLIIQDKEEVTLNDVFLEPKNKEQFVQLIKEQTYAKELQEYGLSVNNKILLEGSSGCGKTMTAKAIANALGKNIIILNLSNIVSSRIGETSQNIKMIFDKAARERSVLFLDELDQIGKARGSDDKDVGEMRRLVNTLIQLIDYYPENALLLCATNHAEIIDTAIIRRFQLKIKYEMPSQEFLDSFYDSLLAKFPEDVRNIERKYEISFAEAKDYAFTVIKSVLINKLEAKHKV; this is translated from the coding sequence ATGAATCTGTACAATCTTATTATTCAAGACAAAGAAGAAGTGACGCTCAATGATGTTTTCCTTGAACCAAAAAATAAGGAACAGTTTGTACAGCTCATCAAAGAGCAAACCTACGCCAAAGAACTGCAGGAATACGGACTTTCCGTCAACAATAAAATCCTTCTCGAAGGCAGTTCAGGCTGCGGAAAAACCATGACGGCAAAAGCAATTGCAAATGCTTTAGGGAAAAATATTATCATCCTCAACCTCAGCAATATCGTCTCCTCAAGAATCGGAGAAACTTCGCAAAACATTAAAATGATTTTTGATAAAGCAGCAAGAGAACGCTCAGTTCTTTTCCTTGATGAACTCGATCAGATCGGGAAAGCTCGTGGCAGTGACGATAAAGATGTTGGCGAAATGAGAAGATTGGTAAATACTTTAATCCAGCTGATTGATTATTATCCCGAAAATGCATTGTTACTTTGCGCCACCAATCACGCTGAAATCATTGATACTGCGATTATCAGACGTTTTCAACTGAAAATAAAATACGAAATGCCTTCACAAGAATTTCTTGATTCTTTTTACGACAGTCTTCTTGCAAAATTCCCTGAAGATGTAAGGAATATTGAAAGGAAATATGAAATTTCATTTGCTGAAGCCAAGGACTATGCTTTTACTGTTATAAAATCAGTTTTGATTAATAAATTGGAAGCTAAACACAAAGTCTAA
- a CDS encoding MepB family protein encodes MITELEQLQNSVFSKLNLIISHLQPDSECEEYFGHSFQLNQFSIKFRKAKITPKKIGQFVTLWKRDPESKQTEPFTCEDPFDFYIIFCDYNEKSGFFFFPKNILAQKQILTTLSKDGKRGFRVYPTWDSPENKQATKTQDWQKHFFINFSNENLIEDFKSSMQ; translated from the coding sequence ATGATTACAGAACTCGAGCAACTTCAAAATTCAGTTTTTTCCAAGCTCAACTTAATCATTTCCCATCTACAGCCAGATTCTGAATGTGAAGAATATTTTGGTCACAGTTTCCAATTAAACCAATTCAGCATTAAATTCAGAAAGGCTAAAATCACTCCTAAGAAAATCGGACAATTTGTGACTTTATGGAAAAGAGATCCTGAAAGCAAACAAACCGAACCTTTCACTTGCGAAGATCCTTTTGATTTCTATATTATCTTTTGTGATTACAATGAGAAATCCGGATTTTTCTTTTTCCCCAAAAATATTTTGGCTCAAAAACAGATTCTCACTACTCTTTCTAAAGATGGAAAACGAGGTTTCAGAGTTTATCCAACTTGGGATTCTCCTGAAAACAAACAAGCAACGAAAACTCAGGATTGGCAAAAACATTTCTTTATTAATTTTTCAAATGAAAACTTAATTGAAGATTTCAAATCATCTATGCAATAA
- a CDS encoding nitronate monooxygenase family protein, which translates to MWNKNRITDLLGIEYPIFQGPFGGGLSTVELTSTVSNLGGLGGFGAYTSSPEEIYEIDKQIKLKTDKPYNLNLWVNDHDIIDQEHTENQYKKTVELFKPYYDSLNIEVPALPPSFESRFQNQLQVVFDIKPKVFSFMFGLLDQDIIERLKNQGTIVAGNATTLDEAIALENIGVDVIVASGFESGGHRPSFLDKAELSTIGTFALIQLVKDKVKTPIVAAGGIANGRGIAAAMNLGAEAAQIGTAFLATEESGALPIHKEFLFSDAAKSTTLSRAYTGRLGRGITTEITRKLLTATDQTLPFPLQTTFISSMRKAALEQKKHELVFFWSGQIAPILKHKKASTLMKSLIEDANKLCG; encoded by the coding sequence ATGTGGAATAAAAACAGAATAACAGATTTATTGGGCATAGAATATCCAATTTTTCAGGGACCTTTTGGTGGCGGATTATCGACAGTTGAATTGACTTCTACGGTCAGCAATCTCGGTGGATTGGGCGGTTTCGGAGCTTACACATCGTCTCCCGAAGAAATTTACGAAATTGATAAACAGATAAAATTAAAAACAGACAAGCCTTACAACCTCAATCTTTGGGTAAACGATCATGATATTATTGATCAGGAACACACTGAGAATCAATATAAAAAGACGGTTGAACTTTTCAAGCCTTATTATGACAGCTTAAATATTGAGGTTCCTGCGCTTCCACCCTCTTTTGAGTCGAGATTTCAGAATCAGCTGCAGGTTGTTTTTGATATTAAACCTAAAGTTTTCAGCTTCATGTTCGGGCTTTTGGATCAGGATATCATTGAAAGACTGAAAAACCAAGGAACTATCGTCGCCGGAAATGCCACAACTTTAGATGAAGCCATCGCTTTGGAAAATATCGGGGTAGACGTGATTGTCGCATCAGGTTTTGAAAGTGGCGGTCACAGACCTTCATTTTTGGATAAAGCCGAACTTTCAACGATCGGAACTTTCGCTTTGATTCAATTGGTAAAAGATAAAGTGAAAACTCCAATCGTAGCTGCTGGCGGAATTGCCAATGGTCGCGGAATCGCAGCAGCAATGAATTTGGGAGCAGAAGCCGCACAAATCGGAACTGCATTTTTAGCTACCGAAGAATCCGGAGCATTGCCAATTCATAAAGAATTTTTGTTTTCAGACGCAGCAAAATCTACTACCCTTTCCAGAGCCTACACAGGAAGATTAGGACGCGGAATTACGACAGAAATCACAAGAAAACTCTTGACAGCAACAGATCAAACTTTGCCGTTTCCTTTGCAGACAACCTTCATTTCATCTATGAGAAAAGCAGCGTTGGAGCAAAAGAAACATGAATTGGTTTTCTTCTGGTCAGGACAAATCGCTCCAATTTTAAAACATAAAAAAGCATCAACATTAATGAAATCATTAATTGAAGATGCAAACAAATTGTGCGGTTAA
- a CDS encoding deoxyguanosinetriphosphate triphosphohydrolase: MNLNQIFTNQRTGNNPHTKASRTDFQRDFDRIIFSSAFRRLQNKTQVFPLPGSVFVHNRLTHSLEVSSVGRSLGSVIGEFIHDNYQSDLTEDSKSFYLHNLGNVIAAACLCHDVGNPAFGHSGEDAIASYFDRNENDLKPKFNEKEWADLVNFEGNANAIRVLAQQQQGKDAGGTQLTFATLASIAKYPCEAIARDKKIIHRKKFGFFQNEKDIFLEIAKGTNLISESEDPHIFKRHPFVWLVEAADDICYNIIDMEDAHRLGIVSTADCKNLFFELVKSETDDVDRVKRKLDSIGNDNEKISYLRAKVINALINKSISMYKQNFDKILEGNLDKALLDIYKGENKALQDIASFSVEKIYNHKAVVEIENAGYNVMYELLDHFIPSILKSEEKIKSYDIKALKLIPKQFIYENGTDYQKVLGVIDFVSGMTDNYATDLYRKIKGIDIGMTM, encoded by the coding sequence ATGAATTTGAATCAGATTTTTACGAATCAGCGCACAGGAAATAATCCACATACCAAAGCTTCACGAACAGATTTTCAGAGAGATTTCGACAGAATTATCTTTTCTTCTGCATTCAGAAGACTGCAGAATAAAACCCAGGTTTTTCCGCTTCCGGGAAGTGTTTTTGTGCACAACCGTCTGACGCATTCTTTGGAAGTTTCGTCTGTGGGAAGAAGTTTGGGAAGTGTTATCGGAGAATTTATTCACGATAATTATCAAAGTGATCTGACGGAAGATTCCAAAAGTTTTTATCTACATAATTTAGGAAATGTAATTGCGGCAGCTTGCCTTTGTCACGATGTTGGAAATCCTGCGTTCGGGCATTCGGGAGAAGATGCGATTGCCAGTTATTTTGACCGAAATGAAAATGATCTTAAACCTAAATTTAATGAAAAAGAATGGGCTGATCTGGTTAATTTTGAAGGAAATGCCAATGCAATAAGAGTTTTAGCTCAACAGCAGCAAGGAAAAGATGCGGGAGGAACTCAGCTAACGTTTGCCACTTTGGCGAGTATTGCGAAATATCCTTGTGAAGCGATTGCGAGAGACAAGAAAATTATTCACAGAAAGAAATTCGGGTTTTTTCAAAATGAAAAAGATATTTTTCTTGAGATCGCAAAAGGAACAAATTTGATCTCAGAAAGCGAAGACCCGCATATTTTCAAGCGACACCCGTTTGTTTGGCTGGTGGAAGCTGCGGATGATATCTGCTACAATATTATCGATATGGAAGATGCCCACCGATTGGGTATCGTATCAACTGCAGATTGTAAAAATCTATTTTTTGAATTGGTAAAATCCGAAACTGATGATGTAGACAGAGTTAAAAGAAAGCTTGATTCTATTGGAAATGACAACGAAAAAATTTCATATTTAAGAGCGAAAGTTATTAATGCTTTAATTAATAAATCAATTTCAATGTACAAACAGAACTTTGATAAAATTCTTGAAGGAAATCTTGACAAAGCTCTGCTTGATATATATAAAGGTGAAAATAAAGCATTGCAGGATATTGCAAGCTTTTCAGTTGAAAAAATTTACAACCATAAAGCGGTCGTCGAAATTGAAAATGCCGGCTATAATGTAATGTATGAATTGTTGGATCATTTTATTCCGTCAATTTTAAAATCTGAAGAAAAAATTAAATCGTACGATATAAAAGCGTTGAAACTAATCCCAAAACAATTCATTTACGAAAACGGAACTGATTACCAAAAAGTTCTCGGTGTGATCGATTTTGTTTCGGGAATGACAGACAATTACGCAACTGATCTTTACAGAAAAATCAAAGGAATTGACATTGGAATGACCATGTAA
- a CDS encoding YggS family pyridoxal phosphate-dependent enzyme, with protein sequence MKEDILHNLEIINNRIKNACEKAGRNVDEVKLLLATKTVSAERIKIALENGQTLIAENKVQELKEKHKDLKSFPHENHFIGHLQTNKIIDILKYDVRCLQSLDRFELAMKLHQKLSAEGKTMDVLIQVNTSDEESKFGIHPDSAIDLIEKVSKFHTLKIKGLMTIGLFSVETENVRQCFKILKNLQEEIIQQNIANVEMKELSMGMSSDLETAIEEGSTIVRVGTAVFGARIYPDSYYWDEGKIKK encoded by the coding sequence ATGAAAGAAGATATTCTCCACAACTTAGAAATCATCAACAACAGAATAAAAAACGCCTGTGAAAAAGCTGGTCGAAACGTTGATGAAGTGAAATTGTTACTGGCAACCAAAACTGTTTCGGCAGAAAGAATAAAAATAGCTTTAGAAAACGGACAGACTTTAATTGCCGAAAATAAAGTCCAGGAACTGAAAGAAAAGCATAAAGATTTAAAAAGTTTTCCGCACGAAAATCACTTTATAGGGCATCTTCAAACCAATAAAATCATAGATATTTTAAAGTATGATGTGAGGTGTCTGCAATCTCTCGATCGCTTTGAGCTCGCCATGAAACTTCATCAAAAACTTTCAGCAGAAGGAAAAACGATGGATGTTTTAATTCAGGTAAATACGTCTGATGAAGAAAGTAAATTTGGAATTCATCCGGATTCCGCCATTGATTTGATTGAAAAAGTTTCTAAATTTCATACTTTAAAAATCAAAGGTCTCATGACGATCGGACTTTTCAGTGTAGAAACCGAAAACGTAAGACAGTGTTTTAAAATCCTGAAAAATTTACAAGAGGAAATCATTCAGCAAAACATTGCCAATGTAGAAATGAAAGAACTATCCATGGGAATGAGCAGCGATCTGGAAACCGCAATTGAAGAAGGTTCTACGATTGTGAGAGTGGGAACAGCGGTTTTCGGAGCGAGAATTTATCCGGATTCTTATTATTGGGATGAAGGGAAAATAAAAAAATAA
- a CDS encoding DUF5063 domain-containing protein, with product MITKLIHTIDQIVKFGLEPNLIITKNERDLSLEKSLITIYSLYFDINYEHDNTDYSEYNEHKYADIRKNVESNFPDFGFYNIALDLMDTCAKDNTAIGDAIDDLSDIILDLLQIKWRIENNSSDDGLWYFQFIFSGHIQQHIIDLLNYLKQRK from the coding sequence ATGATAACAAAACTGATTCATACGATAGACCAAATCGTAAAATTTGGATTAGAGCCAAACTTAATAATCACTAAAAATGAAAGAGATCTGTCCTTGGAAAAATCTCTGATAACTATTTACAGTTTATACTTTGACATTAACTATGAACATGACAATACTGATTATTCAGAATACAATGAACACAAATATGCTGATATAAGAAAGAATGTTGAAAGTAATTTTCCAGACTTTGGTTTTTACAACATTGCTCTTGATCTTATGGATACTTGTGCAAAAGATAACACTGCAATCGGTGATGCAATAGACGATTTATCAGATATTATCCTTGATCTATTACAAATAAAATGGAGAATAGAAAACAACAGCTCTGATGACGGACTTTGGTATTTTCAGTTTATTTTTTCTGGTCACATCCAGCAGCATATTATCGATTTATTAAACTATTTAAAACAGAGAAAATAA